TTCAAAATAAACAGGAAATTAGAATTGTGTCCATGCAAGAAATATTATTTGTGATTTTTGTGTTTTATGTGGTTAATTCGGGTAAATTAAGTTATGAGGTTGGCAGAATAACAATAAAAATAGAGTCAGCACTGTAATGATAGAACTAAATAAAATCGAACCTGAATTTCTTGAAACGGCCGATCCCTCCGGCATGTATGGGGTCATCTGTTCCATGCCCCGGCAGGCCCGGGAAGTGCTGGAGATCGTCGATAAAACTGAAATGTCCCTGGCCGGTGACCCCTGCCGCAGCCTGATCATATGCGGGATGGGCGGGTCGGCCATTGCCGGCGACATCATCTTGGCCTACGGCCAGGACAAGATGGCCATGCCGGTCTGGGTCCAAAGGAATTACGGACTGCCGGGCTGGGCCGGGACCAATGATCTGGCCGTGATCAGCAGCTATTCCGGCGACACCGAGGAATCCCTTTCCGCTTATCATCAGGCCCAGAAGAAAGGCCTGCGGATACTGGGCATCACCTCCGGGGGAAAGTTAAAATCGCTATGTCAGCAAAATAACAATACCTGTCTGATAATTCCCGGCGGGCTGCCGCCGCGGGGAGCCTTGGGATACTCATTCTTCGGGCTTTGGGGGATGCTGACCAAGCTAGGTTTGATCAAAGCTTCCCGATCCGAGGCGGTGGAGGCGATTGCTCTG
This genomic stretch from bacterium harbors:
- a CDS encoding bifunctional phosphoglucose/phosphomannose isomerase, whose protein sequence is MIELNKIEPEFLETADPSGMYGVICSMPRQAREVLEIVDKTEMSLAGDPCRSLIICGMGGSAIAGDIILAYGQDKMAMPVWVQRNYGLPGWAGTNDLAVISSYSGDTEESLSAYHQAQKKGLRILGITSGGKLKSLCQQNNNTCLIIPGGLPPRGALGYSFFGLWGMLTKLGLIKASRSEAVEAIALLETLAAEFALENPAPKNQAKELALKLHNHLPVIYSSVDSLWPVARRWTNQVNENSKMLSYCAFFPELCHNEIVGWQELSQIRQSTKIVMLSDREDHSSNQLRAGIISDILKTEAAGIIKVETMGQSLLARMFSAIFLGDMTSYYLALLNQVDPTPVERIKFLKSKLGDGK